A single Glycine soja cultivar W05 chromosome 14, ASM419377v2, whole genome shotgun sequence DNA region contains:
- the LOC114384670 gene encoding subtilisin-like protease SBT1.7, with amino-acid sequence MKKPPIFEPLQIFLLLLIFYGSNTKAEKQTTHDHANKKTYIIHMDKSTMPLTFTDHLSWFDSSLKSASPSAEILYTYKHVAHGFSTRLTPEDADTLSKQPGILSVIPELKYKLHTTRTPSFLGLDKATTLLPASEQQSQVIIGVLDTGVWPELKSLDDTGLGPVPSTWKGQCEIGNNMNSSNCNRKLVGARFFSKGYEAALGPIDTTTESKSARDDDGHGSHTLTTAAGSVVPEASLFGLASGTARGMATQARVAVYKVCWLGGCFTSDIAAGIDKAIEDGVNVLSMSIGGSLMEYYRDIIAIGSFTATSHGILVSTSAGNGGPSQGSLSNVAPWITTVGAGTIDRDFPAYITLGTGKTYTGASLYRGKPLSDSPLPLVYAGNASNSSVGYLCLQDSLIPEKVSGKIVICERGGNPRVEKGLVVKLAGGAGMILANSEAYGEELVADSHLLPAASLGQKSSEILRNYVSSSPNPTAKIAFLGTHLQVQPSPVVAAFSSRGPNALTPKILKPDLIAPGVNILAGWTGAVGPTGLTVDSRHISFNIISGTSMSCPHVSGLAAILKGAHPQWSPAAIRSALMTTAYTSYKNGETIQDVSTGQPATPFDYGAGHVDPVAALDPGLVYDANVDDYLGFFCALNYSSFQIKLAARRDFTCDSKKVYRVEDFNYPSFAVPLETTSGIGGGSDAPKTVKYSRVLTNVGAPGTYKASVVSLGDLNVKIVVEPETLSFTELYEKKGYMVSFRYTSMPSGTTSFARLEWTDGKHRVGSPIAFSWT; translated from the coding sequence ATGAAGAAGCCACCGATTTTCGAACCTCTTCAAATTTTCCTTCTCCTACTAATCTTCTATGGCAGCAACACAAAAGCAGAGAAGCAAACAACCCACGACCATGCAAACAAAAAGACCTACATAATCCACATGGACAAGTCCACTATGCCCTTAACCTTCACCGACCACCTTAGCTGGTTCGACTCCTCCCTCAAATCAGCGTCCCCCTCCGCAGAGATTCTATACACCTACAAACACGTGGCCCACGGCTTCTCCACTAGGCTTACTCCAGAGGACGCAGACACACTTTCTAAACAACCCGGAATCCTCTCCGTCATCCCTGAACTCAAATACAAACTCCACACCACAAGAACCCCCTCCTTCCTCGGACTCGACAAAGCCACAACCTTGTTACCCGCCTCGGAGCAGCAGAGCCAGGTCATCATCGGAGTCCTCGACACCGGCGTCTGGCCCGAGCTCAAAAGCCTTGACGACACGGGCCTCGGCCCGGTCCCTTCCACCTGGAAAGGCCAGTGCGAAATTGGCAACAACATGAACTCATCGAACTGCAACAGAAAACTCGTCGGAGCGAGGTTTTTCTCGAAAGGCTACGAAGCCGCACTTGGACCCATCGACACAACCACGGAGTCAAAGTCAGCGCGTGACGACGACGGGCACGGGAGTCACACGTTAACCACCGCGGCGGGCTCGGTCGTACCCGAGGCTAGCCTCTTCGGCTTGGCATCGGGCACGGCACGTGGAATGGCCACGCAAGCGCGCGTGGCGGTTTACAAAGTGTGCTGGCTAGGCGGATGTTTTACCTCCGACATAGCCGCGGGAATCGACAAGGCCATAGAAGACGGCGTGAATGTTTTGTCCATGTCCATTGGGGGAAGCTTGATGGAGTATTATAGAGATATCATCGCGATTGGTTCCTTCACCGCCACGTCACACGGGATTCTGGTGTCCACATCAGCAGGAAACGGTGGGCCCAGCCAAGGAAGTTTGTCCAACGTGGCACCGTGGATAACTACAGTGGGAGCGGGAACTATCGACCGTGATTTTCCAGCATACATAACCCTCGGAACAGGGAAAACATACACTGGAGCTTCTCTTTACAGAGGTAAACCCTTGTCGGATTCGCCGCTTCCTCTTGTTTACGCTGGGAATGCGAGTAACTCTTCTGTAGGGTATCTTTGCTTGCAAGATTCTCTGATTCCTGAAAAGGTATCTGGGAAAATTGTTATATGCGAAAGAGGTGGGAATCCGAGAGTGGAGAAGGGTTTGGTGGTTAAGCTCGCAGGGGGTGCTGGAATGATTTTGGCTAACAGTGAAGCCTACGGAGAAGAATTAGTTGCTGACTCTCATCTTCTCCCTGCTGCGTCTCTGGGACAAAAATCAAGCGAGATTTTGAGGAACTACGTTTCGTCATCTCCTAATCCAACGGCTAAGATTGCTTTCTTAGGGACTCATTTGCAGGTTCAACCTTCTCCAGTTGTAGCGGCTTTTAGCTCCAGAGGACCTAATGCTCTTACCCCAAAGATTCTCAAACCGGATTTAATAGCGCCAGGTGTCAACATTTTAGCTGGCTGGACCGGCGCGGTTGGACCAACCGGTTTAACCGTTGACAGCCGCCACATCAGCTTTAACATAATTTCTGGAACATCCATGTCATGCCCTCACGTGAGTGGCTTAGCCGCGATTCTCAAAGGCGCGCACCCTCAGTGGAGCCCTGCCGCCATTAGGTCTGCCCTCATGACAACAGCATACACAAGTTACAAAAATGGTGAAACGATTCAAGATGTTTCAACAGGACAACCTGCGACACCGTTTGATTACGGAGCAGGACACGTGGACCCTGTGGCCGCTCTTGATCCTGGTCTTGTATATGATGCCAACGTGGACGATTACTTAGGGTTTTTCTGCGCTTTAAACTACTCGTCGTTTCAGATCAAACTTGCTGCGAGGAGGGACTTTACGTGTGACTCGAAGAAGGTTTACAGAGTGGAGGATTTTAATTATCCTTCTTTTGCGGTTCCTTTGGAGACAACTTCGGGGATTGGGGGAGGTTCGGATGCTCCGAAGACAGTGAAGTACTCTAGGGTTTTAACTAACGTGGGAGCTCCGGGAACGTATAAAGCTTCGGTGGTGTCGTTAGGGGATTTGAATGTGAAAATTGTGGTGGAACCGGAGACGCTGAGTTTCACCGAGTTGTACGAGAAGAAGGGTTATATGGTGTCGTTTAGGTACACTTCGATGCCGTCTGGGACGACCAGCTTCGCACGTTTGGAATGGACAGATGGAAAGCATAGGGTTGGAAGTCCAATTGCGTTCAGCTGGACATGA
- the LOC114384904 gene encoding acyl-CoA-binding domain-containing protein 5-like, with product MELLTVVDDFFVTASLALLLTFIVLKLVEVINDTHAIPKRHVVHREPDRPVSHAEQRFTVQPAPAKTKVGFVSPVQEEFATCAVGTEHKIEKKAAVKPVRPRGKRFTVHPAQSKSGVETECNREEIAVEPERKIEEAVVEPVPVQTEVTVGLISPVQDDTCVGTAEKIEEATTVESDKNVEEEIAEGNEGTQELDDSAEKRNVKSVEEISVEPSTEIEASVTDSGVKENFDDDDDDWEGIERSELEKEFMAATKFVSGEENRLGGAGSNLRMELYGLHKVATEGPCREPQPMALKLAARAKWNAWQKLGNMNPEVAMEQYVSLLSDKFPGWMKDTSAGIGEHETTRPEVSESAASDLSTTLSNQQQMITTERELEQESDSKDRSPLTVSDLENSVNK from the exons ATGGAGCTTCTGACGGTGGTGGATGATTTTTTTGTCACGGCTTCCCTGGCGCTTCTTCTCACCTTCATCGTCTTAAAGCTCGTTGAGGTCATCAACGACACTCACGCCATACCAAAACGTCACGTCGTCCACCGCGAACCGGATCGTCCGGTTTCTCATGCCGAACAACGCTTCACGGTTCAGCCCGCTCCAGCCAAGACCAAGGTCGGTTTCGTTAGTCCGGTTCAGGAGGAATTTGCCACGTGTGCAGTAGGAACCGAACACAAGATAGAAAAAAAGGCTGCCGTCAAACCGGTTCGTCCTCGTGGGAAACGGTTCACGGTTCATCCCGCTCAAAGCAAGAGTGGCGTAGAAACAGAATGTAATAGAGAAGAGATTGCAGTCGAACCGGAACGCAAGATAGAAGAGGCTGTGGTCGAACCGGTTCCGGTTCAGACCGAGGTCACTGTTGGTTTAATTAGTCCGGTTCAAGATGACACGTGTGTAGGAACCGCAGAGAAGATAGAAGAGGCTACTACGGTAGAATCCGATAAAAACGTTGAAGAGGAAATCGCTGAGGGCAATGAAGGAACACAAGAGTTGGATGATTCTGCGGAGAAGAGGAACGTGAAAAGCGTTGAAGAAATCAGCGTAGAACCTTCAACTGAAATTGAAGCTTCTGTTACAGATAGCGGCGTAAAAGAGAACttcgatgatgatgatgatgattgggAAGGGATTGAAAGGAGCGAGTTGGAGAAAGAGTTTATGGCGGCTACGAAATTTGTTAGTGGCGAGGAAAATCGATTGGGGGGTGCTGGAAGCAATTTGAGGATGGAGTTGTATGGGCTTCACAAGGTTGCCACCGAAGGGCCATGCCGTGAACCTCAACCAATGGCTCTCAAGCTCGCCGCACGTGCCAAGTG GAATGCTTGGCAAAAACTGGGGAACATGAATCCAGAGGTTGCAATGGAGCAGTATGTCAGCCTTCTTTCGGATAAATTTCCCGGATGGATGAAAGATACTTCTGCT GGAATAGGTGAACATGAAACCACAAGGCCTGAAGTTTCTGAGTCTGCTGCTTCTGATTTGAGCACAACTTTGTCTAATCAACAACAAATGATCACAACTGAAAG GGAGCTTGAACAAGAGTCTGATTCCAAGGACCGTAGCCCACTTACAGTGTCAGATTTGGAGAACAGT GTTAACAAATGA